One window from the genome of Pedobacter schmidteae encodes:
- a CDS encoding tryptophan 2,3-dioxygenase family protein, which produces MEITPEINERLSKLQEKFAAMGQDINAYLDGLLYADYLTYWDYIHVDTLLSLQTPKTPFPDEEIFIMYHQITELYFKLTLHECRQIAEHPALTADFFASRLKRINAYFTALVSSFDIMVDGMDKEQFLKFRMSLLPASGFQSGQYRMIEIHATELFRLVDKSKREELKDASIEEQFEFIYWKFGASELSTGKQTLTLQQFIAKYAAQFLQLARDHKHTNFSALYHLLVDKGEDVTQVVDELRKLDLFVNVEWPLSHYKSAVRYLERDPADIAATGGTNWQKYLPPRFQKRIFFPFLWTEEQLEQWGKTWVMNVLKSYKI; this is translated from the coding sequence ATGGAAATAACACCAGAAATTAACGAACGCTTATCCAAACTGCAGGAAAAGTTTGCAGCTATGGGGCAGGATATCAATGCTTATCTGGACGGGCTGCTTTATGCTGATTATCTGACCTATTGGGATTATATACATGTAGATACTTTGCTGAGCCTGCAAACACCCAAAACGCCTTTTCCCGATGAAGAGATATTCATCATGTACCACCAGATTACCGAGCTTTATTTTAAGCTGACCCTTCACGAGTGCCGGCAGATTGCTGAGCATCCGGCGTTGACAGCGGATTTTTTTGCATCGCGATTAAAACGGATCAATGCTTATTTTACAGCCCTGGTGTCATCATTCGATATCATGGTTGACGGCATGGATAAGGAGCAGTTTTTGAAATTCAGAATGTCACTATTGCCTGCCAGTGGCTTCCAGTCCGGGCAGTACCGCATGATAGAAATTCATGCTACTGAACTTTTTCGCCTGGTGGACAAAAGTAAGCGCGAGGAATTAAAAGACGCCTCTATCGAAGAGCAGTTTGAATTCATTTACTGGAAATTTGGCGCTTCCGAATTGTCTACCGGAAAACAGACCCTTACTTTGCAGCAGTTTATTGCCAAATATGCTGCGCAATTTTTACAACTGGCAAGAGATCATAAACACACCAACTTTTCGGCGCTGTATCATCTGCTGGTAGACAAAGGAGAGGATGTAACTCAGGTGGTTGATGAACTGCGTAAGCTGGATCTGTTTGTGAATGTAGAATGGCCACTTTCTCATTATAAATCGGCTGTGCGTTATTTGGAACGCGATCCTGCCGATATCGCAGCCACAGGTGGAACCAACTGGCAAAAATATCTGCCTCCACGTTTCCAGAAAAGGATCTTTTTCCCTTTTCTGTGGACAGAAGAACAGTTGGAGCAATGGGGTAAAACCTGGGTAATGAACGTATTAAAAAGCTACAAGATTTAG
- the kynU gene encoding kynureninase gives MIFENTLSFAQNMDRNDPLHALRDEFLFPQQNGKPFIYLCGNSLGLQPKIARQFVDEQLNNWHNLAVEGWFEGDTPWMFYHKALKKLMAQVVGASPEEVSPMNTLTVNLHLLMVSFYKPSSGRFKIVMEAGAFPSDQYAIESQVRFHGYDPKDAIIEVAPRPGEYTLRTEDILKTIAENGDEIALVLFGGVNYFTGQWYDMPAITKAGHAVGAIVGFDLAHAAGNVPLQLHNWDIDFACWCSYKYQNSGPGGIAGVFVHQKHFTNQSLNRFAGWWGYQEEQRFKMEKGFVPEVGADGWQVSCTQVVPMALYYASLQIFEKAGFVTPLREKSEMLTAYLFYVINEVNNLLGEEQYRIITPAATADRGAQVSIVAKHRPKEVFNGLMASNVLGDWREPNVIRLSPVPLYNSFEDVFTAGKQLLQISKELMGKL, from the coding sequence ATGATTTTTGAAAATACGCTGTCTTTTGCCCAAAACATGGATCGGAATGATCCCTTACATGCACTTAGAGACGAGTTTTTGTTCCCTCAGCAAAATGGTAAACCTTTTATTTATTTATGTGGCAATTCGCTCGGACTGCAGCCTAAAATAGCTCGTCAATTTGTTGATGAGCAGTTGAATAACTGGCACAACCTGGCTGTAGAAGGTTGGTTTGAAGGAGATACACCCTGGATGTTTTACCATAAAGCCCTTAAAAAGTTAATGGCCCAGGTTGTTGGGGCCAGTCCGGAAGAAGTATCCCCCATGAATACGCTTACAGTAAACTTACACTTACTGATGGTTAGTTTTTACAAGCCTTCGTCCGGTAGGTTTAAGATTGTGATGGAAGCCGGAGCTTTTCCTTCCGATCAGTATGCCATCGAGAGTCAGGTGCGTTTCCATGGTTATGATCCCAAAGATGCGATTATTGAAGTTGCGCCACGGCCGGGCGAATATACCCTCAGGACAGAAGATATTTTGAAAACTATAGCCGAAAATGGAGATGAGATTGCACTGGTGCTATTTGGTGGAGTCAACTACTTTACCGGGCAATGGTATGATATGCCTGCCATAACCAAAGCCGGACATGCTGTGGGAGCTATAGTAGGTTTTGATCTGGCCCATGCGGCGGGTAATGTCCCATTGCAATTGCACAATTGGGATATCGATTTTGCCTGCTGGTGCTCTTATAAATATCAAAACTCTGGTCCGGGCGGGATTGCAGGTGTTTTTGTTCACCAAAAACATTTTACCAATCAATCACTAAATCGCTTTGCGGGTTGGTGGGGTTACCAGGAGGAACAACGCTTCAAAATGGAAAAGGGTTTTGTACCCGAAGTTGGCGCTGATGGATGGCAGGTAAGTTGTACACAGGTGGTTCCGATGGCCTTATATTATGCGTCCTTACAAATTTTTGAGAAGGCCGGATTTGTTACACCATTGCGGGAGAAAAGCGAAATGCTGACTGCCTATTTGTTTTATGTGATCAATGAGGTGAATAATCTACTTGGCGAGGAACAGTATCGGATCATTACGCCGGCTGCGACGGCCGACCGCGGTGCCCAGGTTTCTATTGTTGCCAAACACAGACCAAAGGAGGTATTTAATGGCTTGATGGCCAGTAATGTATTGGGCGACTGGCGCGAACCTAATGTCATCAGGCTTAGTCCGGTGCCACTTTATAACAGCTTTGAAGATGTTTTCACTGCCGGTAAGCAGCTGTTGCAAATCAGTAAAGAATTGATGGGAAAGCTGTAA